One Flammeovirga agarivorans DNA window includes the following coding sequences:
- a CDS encoding peroxiredoxin-like family protein gives MNTQETESLQSTLDHQKDNFNAKADDQTKKVYQEGLDAIEESGITSSAKNIGDIAPNFTLKNAVGENVSLSSYLEKGAVILTWYRGGWCPYCNLTLHRLQQELPNFKAAGANLLALTPEVPDKSLSTSEKHQLDFEVLSDIDNQVGKEYGIVFKLTPEVAKIYEEKFGLSEYNGNQDNELPLAATYVINQQGEIIYAFIDIDYRKRAEPSDIINALKVK, from the coding sequence ATGAACACTCAAGAAACCGAATCACTACAAAGTACTTTAGATCATCAGAAAGATAATTTCAATGCAAAAGCAGATGATCAGACAAAAAAAGTTTATCAAGAAGGACTTGATGCTATTGAAGAAAGTGGCATTACTTCTTCTGCAAAAAATATAGGTGATATTGCCCCCAATTTCACATTAAAAAATGCTGTAGGAGAAAACGTTTCTTTATCATCATATTTAGAAAAAGGAGCTGTTATCCTTACTTGGTATAGAGGTGGATGGTGCCCATATTGTAATTTAACATTGCACCGATTACAACAAGAATTACCTAATTTCAAAGCTGCAGGAGCTAATCTTTTGGCACTAACTCCTGAAGTTCCAGATAAATCATTATCAACATCTGAAAAACACCAACTTGATTTTGAAGTACTCAGCGATATCGACAATCAGGTAGGGAAAGAATATGGAATAGTCTTCAAACTAACACCTGAAGTAGCTAAAATCTACGAAGAGAAGTTTGGACTAAGTGAGTATAATGGAAATCAAGACAATGAACTTCCTTTAGCAGCTACCTATGTAATTAATCAACAAGGAGAAATTATTTATGCGTTTATTGATATTGACTACAGAAAAAGAGCTGAACCTAGCGATATCATCAATGCATTGAAAGTAAAATAG
- the queG gene encoding tRNA epoxyqueuosine(34) reductase QueG codes for MNKEIQKHKNAALIKAEAKRLGFSECGIAKAGFLEEEADHLENWLKQGMHGEMGYMANHFDKRLDPTKLVEGAKSVVVLSYNYFPEKDFSKQDTYKVAKYAYGEDYHYVIKRKLKDLVKFIQSEIGDVNGRVFVDSAPVMERQWAQKAGVGWIGKHSLLLNRQMGSFFFLSELIIDLELEADPPVKDFCGTCTRCIDACPTDAIPQKGVVDGSRCISYLTIELKDQIPTEFRGKMNDWIFGCDICQDVCPWNRFSKQHQTPEFNPHENLEGMTKNDWIELTEDVFKELFKKSAVKRTKFEGLQRNISFAQKK; via the coding sequence GTGAATAAAGAAATACAGAAACATAAAAATGCCGCACTCATTAAAGCTGAAGCAAAAAGACTTGGCTTTAGTGAGTGCGGTATTGCTAAAGCAGGTTTTCTTGAGGAAGAAGCAGACCATTTAGAAAATTGGCTGAAACAAGGTATGCATGGAGAGATGGGATATATGGCCAACCATTTTGATAAGAGATTAGATCCGACAAAACTAGTTGAAGGAGCTAAATCTGTGGTTGTCCTATCTTATAATTATTTTCCAGAAAAAGACTTTAGTAAACAGGATACTTATAAAGTAGCCAAATATGCTTATGGAGAAGACTACCATTATGTAATAAAACGAAAGTTGAAAGATTTGGTGAAGTTTATCCAATCAGAAATAGGAGATGTTAATGGTAGAGTATTTGTCGATTCTGCTCCCGTAATGGAACGACAATGGGCTCAAAAAGCAGGTGTTGGTTGGATTGGAAAACATAGCTTACTATTAAATAGACAAATGGGGAGTTTCTTTTTCCTTTCTGAGCTAATTATTGACCTCGAATTAGAAGCAGATCCTCCAGTAAAAGATTTTTGCGGAACCTGTACCAGGTGCATTGATGCCTGCCCTACAGATGCAATTCCTCAGAAAGGTGTTGTAGATGGAAGTCGATGTATTTCTTATCTAACGATTGAACTCAAAGATCAAATTCCTACTGAATTTCGAGGTAAAATGAACGACTGGATTTTTGGTTGTGATATTTGCCAAGATGTATGTCCATGGAATAGATTCTCAAAACAGCATCAGACTCCAGAATTTAACCCTCACGAAAACCTTGAAGGAATGACCAAGAATGATTGGATTGAGCTAACAGAAGATGTTTTCAAAGAGTTGTTCAAGAAGTCTGCAGTAAAGAGAACGAAGTTCGAAGGTCTACAAAGAAATATTTCTTTTGCACAAAAAAAGTGA
- a CDS encoding DUF4286 family protein: MIIYNLSFHVEDEVLPSWKQWMNSFFIPAVMKSECFTQYKLMKLLSEKAEQAGTNFALMLDVDNLVQVDKFMRQHEMELHTALKNKFGEKVSQFRTVLREESI, translated from the coding sequence ATGATTATATATAACCTTTCCTTCCATGTAGAAGATGAAGTCTTACCTTCATGGAAACAGTGGATGAATTCTTTTTTTATACCAGCTGTAATGAAAAGTGAGTGTTTCACTCAATATAAATTAATGAAATTATTATCTGAGAAAGCAGAACAAGCAGGAACTAACTTCGCTCTTATGCTTGATGTGGATAACCTTGTTCAAGTGGACAAGTTTATGCGACAACATGAAATGGAATTACATACTGCTCTAAAAAATAAATTTGGAGAAAAAGTAAGTCAATTCCGTACCGTTCTCAGAGAAGAAAGCATTTAA
- a CDS encoding protein-disulfide reductase DsbD family protein, producing the protein MKNFFKLLNLTFLLFITFMSGANAQLINPVTWSASLSNNEPKVGETIEVTFKAKIKDGWYLYSNDFDPDLGPMLTTVKYSENNTYEVVDALKAIHPKKKYDDLWEGDVTYFKKEGTFTQKIKILNKDFKIEVSVSGQSCSDETGQCIPLEKSFTFGDAKISNTPAADNTEKKTIKSEDKGTIKAVSSSGQDDEESLFGFMLSAFLFGLTAIFTPCVFPMIPLTVSFFTNQSGGKVKAFLYGFSIVGIYGFFGAVLAPLAGDPSVANAISTHWLPNILFFTIFIVFAMSFFGMFEITLPSSLVNKMDKQSDKGGWGAVFFMAFTLVLVSFSCTGPIVGTILIESVGGAYIKPIFGMIAFATAFALPFTMFALFPGLMKGLPKSGGWLNSVKVVLGFVELALAFKFLSTVDLVYHWGVLDKDIMVAIWIAITMMLGLYLIGKIRLPHDSPMDTISPPRMILATVVFTFMIYLIPGLFGAPLKLLSGILPPQTHHTFDIKDIIRREVENAQISGNGDAQNMLYPIKYGEIFHLPHGLKGYFDYEQALEASKKFNKPIFLDFTGHGCANCRKMEDNVWSDPRVLKRLKEDYIVLALYVDDPTKLPEAEWITSTFDGNVKKTIGAKNFDFQITKFNSNAQPFYCLLDSDGNWMKPAQAYDLDVENFIQFLDNGIKMYKK; encoded by the coding sequence ATGAAAAACTTTTTCAAATTACTTAACCTTACGTTTTTGCTCTTTATCACTTTTATGAGTGGAGCAAATGCACAACTTATCAATCCTGTAACTTGGTCAGCAAGTTTATCTAACAATGAACCGAAAGTTGGAGAAACTATTGAAGTAACTTTCAAAGCCAAAATCAAAGATGGATGGTATTTATATTCCAACGACTTTGATCCTGATTTAGGGCCAATGCTTACTACAGTAAAATATTCTGAAAATAATACCTATGAAGTTGTTGATGCTCTAAAAGCTATTCATCCTAAGAAAAAATATGATGACTTGTGGGAAGGTGATGTCACTTACTTTAAAAAAGAAGGAACATTTACTCAGAAGATTAAAATCTTAAATAAGGACTTTAAGATTGAAGTTAGTGTTTCTGGACAAAGCTGTTCTGATGAAACAGGGCAATGTATCCCATTAGAAAAGTCTTTCACCTTTGGTGATGCTAAAATCAGCAACACTCCTGCTGCTGACAATACTGAAAAAAAAACTATAAAAAGTGAAGATAAAGGTACTATAAAAGCAGTATCTTCAAGTGGACAAGATGATGAAGAAAGCCTTTTTGGTTTTATGTTATCTGCCTTCTTATTTGGGTTAACAGCTATTTTTACACCATGTGTTTTCCCAATGATTCCTTTAACTGTTTCTTTCTTTACGAATCAAAGTGGAGGTAAAGTAAAAGCATTCTTATACGGATTTTCAATCGTTGGTATTTATGGTTTCTTCGGTGCAGTATTAGCCCCATTAGCAGGTGATCCAAGTGTTGCAAATGCAATTTCCACACACTGGCTTCCGAATATCTTATTCTTTACCATCTTTATTGTATTTGCGATGTCATTCTTCGGAATGTTTGAAATCACTTTACCTAGTTCTTTGGTAAACAAGATGGATAAACAATCTGACAAAGGAGGTTGGGGAGCTGTATTCTTTATGGCCTTCACATTGGTACTTGTATCATTCTCATGTACTGGTCCTATTGTAGGTACTATTCTGATCGAATCTGTTGGTGGAGCTTACATTAAACCAATATTTGGTATGATAGCTTTTGCTACAGCTTTTGCATTACCTTTTACAATGTTCGCATTGTTCCCAGGGTTAATGAAAGGTTTACCTAAATCTGGTGGCTGGTTAAACTCTGTAAAAGTTGTTTTAGGTTTTGTTGAACTTGCATTAGCATTTAAATTCTTATCAACAGTAGATTTAGTATATCACTGGGGAGTACTAGATAAAGATATTATGGTAGCAATTTGGATTGCTATCACAATGATGCTTGGTTTATACCTTATCGGTAAAATCAGATTGCCACACGATTCTCCAATGGACACGATTAGTCCTCCAAGAATGATTTTAGCAACAGTGGTTTTCACCTTCATGATTTACCTAATTCCTGGTTTATTTGGTGCTCCTCTAAAATTATTATCAGGTATTCTACCGCCACAAACTCATCATACCTTTGATATCAAAGATATCATTCGTAGAGAGGTTGAAAATGCACAAATTTCTGGAAATGGAGACGCTCAAAATATGTTATATCCTATTAAATATGGAGAGATTTTCCACTTACCACACGGTTTAAAAGGATATTTCGATTATGAACAAGCACTAGAAGCATCAAAGAAATTTAATAAACCTATTTTCTTAGATTTTACAGGACATGGGTGTGCCAACTGTCGTAAAATGGAGGATAATGTATGGTCTGACCCAAGAGTATTGAAACGATTAAAAGAAGATTATATCGTATTAGCTCTTTATGTTGATGACCCTACAAAACTTCCAGAAGCAGAATGGATTACCTCTACTTTTGATGGTAACGTCAAAAAAACAATTGGTGCTAAAAACTTTGATTTCCAGATCACAAAATTCAATAGTAATGCACAGCCATTCTATTGCTTATTAGATTCAGATGGAAATTGGATGAAACCAGCACAAGCATACGATTTAGATGTAGAGAATTTCATTCAATTCTTAGATAACGGAATTAAAATGTATAAGAAATAA
- a CDS encoding BatD family protein, which produces MKRNKLVAYSKLSISSFTILLFSLLLVSFQGMSQTVSVVLGKTDIGQNENFEITLTVKNGRLTKYSSFPDIPGFRKGRPSSSSQTSIVNGQVSTQQSITQLYQPTKQGTFKLNAFTMTVNGKSVSNPGTTIKVGVPVQRQVYDPFADFWGGGSSFGKQQQEQDFIDVKADAFYSVSTDKSSVYRGEGFRMDVSFYVSVTNRAELEFYKIDEQVTKILKQVKPRNCWEENFNIESIHPEYVTINGKSYRQYKIYEAMFYPLNSEDIVIPPTELEMIKYQVAQRQSFFGRNRKEDHQIFKSRGKTIKVKPLPDNPLKSVASVGNYRLREEISTAKLKTGESVTLEFRVEGEGNISSIREPSLKETEDLLFYPPSVSQNINRANGRVVGAKTYQYYIEPQEPGEYNLGEYIELPIFNPRTKKYEMLHPEVTIVVEGKSLRDAQISKTDLGSFYDAMRNADNSIVSMDNTNWIQIILNIFVVISIGLTIFFLVKKF; this is translated from the coding sequence ATGAAAAGAAATAAGTTAGTAGCATACAGCAAATTATCGATTTCATCATTTACAATACTGCTATTTAGTTTACTTTTAGTCAGTTTTCAAGGGATGTCTCAAACCGTTTCTGTTGTTTTAGGTAAAACAGATATAGGTCAGAATGAGAACTTCGAAATCACATTAACGGTTAAAAATGGCCGTTTAACTAAGTATTCGTCTTTCCCAGATATCCCTGGTTTTAGAAAAGGTAGACCATCTTCTTCTAGTCAGACATCAATTGTAAATGGACAAGTTTCTACTCAACAGAGTATTACTCAACTTTATCAGCCTACAAAACAAGGTACTTTTAAGTTGAACGCTTTTACGATGACTGTAAATGGAAAATCTGTATCTAACCCGGGTACTACCATTAAAGTGGGAGTCCCAGTTCAGAGACAAGTATATGATCCATTTGCTGATTTTTGGGGAGGAGGAAGTTCTTTCGGAAAGCAACAGCAAGAACAAGACTTTATTGATGTGAAAGCTGATGCCTTCTATTCTGTAAGCACAGATAAATCTTCTGTTTATAGAGGTGAAGGGTTTAGAATGGATGTTTCTTTTTATGTATCTGTTACTAATAGAGCCGAGTTAGAGTTTTATAAAATCGATGAACAGGTTACCAAAATCTTAAAGCAAGTAAAACCAAGAAACTGTTGGGAAGAAAATTTTAATATTGAGTCGATTCATCCTGAATATGTAACAATAAATGGAAAATCGTATCGTCAGTATAAGATTTATGAGGCAATGTTTTATCCATTAAACTCAGAAGATATTGTTATCCCTCCTACAGAACTTGAAATGATTAAGTACCAGGTGGCACAACGTCAATCATTTTTTGGGAGAAATAGAAAAGAAGATCATCAAATCTTTAAATCTCGAGGAAAGACGATAAAAGTAAAACCGCTTCCAGATAATCCTTTAAAGAGCGTAGCTAGTGTTGGTAACTATCGATTAAGAGAAGAGATCAGTACAGCAAAACTTAAAACAGGAGAAAGTGTAACACTTGAATTTAGAGTTGAAGGAGAAGGAAATATTTCTTCAATCAGAGAACCTAGTTTAAAGGAAACAGAAGATCTGTTATTTTATCCACCAAGTGTGTCTCAGAATATTAATAGAGCAAATGGTAGAGTCGTTGGTGCTAAAACTTACCAATATTATATCGAGCCACAGGAACCAGGAGAATATAATTTAGGAGAATATATTGAGTTGCCAATTTTTAATCCTCGTACAAAAAAATATGAAATGCTTCATCCTGAAGTGACAATTGTTGTGGAAGGAAAAAGCCTAAGAGATGCTCAGATATCTAAAACAGATTTAGGATCTTTCTACGATGCAATGCGAAATGCAGACAATTCGATTGTATCTATGGATAATACCAATTGGATTCAAATTATTTTAAACATCTTTGTGGTTATATCAATTGGTCTGACTATCTTCTTTTTAGTAAAGAAGTTCTAG
- the era gene encoding GTPase Era, protein MDEGKKHKAGFVSIVGKPNVGKSTLMNELVGERLSIITSKAQTTRHRIMGILSTDDYQIVYSDTPGIINPKYELHESMMNFVDNSLNDADVILFVTDIFEQFKEKDALIKLEKAKAPIIVIINKIDLAKQDDVLTKVQYWQEKLNPKVIMPVSALHGFNVNVILDEILNLIPEHEAFYDKEELTDKPMRFFVAEIIREKIFLHYKEEVPYSCEVVVESYKETPDLVKIRATIMVERDSQKGIIIGKGGVKLKHVGADSRKEIEKFIQKKVFLETHVKVDADWRKNDKSLKMFGYKND, encoded by the coding sequence ATGGATGAGGGAAAGAAACATAAGGCCGGTTTTGTAAGTATTGTAGGTAAGCCAAACGTTGGTAAGTCTACACTTATGAATGAACTTGTAGGGGAAAGGTTATCAATCATTACATCAAAAGCTCAAACTACTCGTCATAGAATTATGGGGATTTTAAGTACTGATGATTATCAGATTGTCTATTCTGATACTCCAGGTATTATTAACCCAAAGTATGAGTTACATGAGTCTATGATGAACTTTGTAGATAACTCATTGAATGATGCAGACGTTATTCTTTTTGTTACAGATATTTTTGAACAATTTAAGGAGAAAGATGCCCTTATTAAGTTAGAAAAGGCAAAAGCTCCAATCATTGTGATTATCAATAAAATCGATCTTGCTAAACAAGACGATGTACTAACAAAAGTGCAGTATTGGCAAGAAAAGCTGAACCCTAAAGTAATTATGCCTGTTTCAGCCCTTCATGGCTTTAATGTAAATGTGATTTTGGATGAGATCCTAAACCTTATTCCAGAACATGAAGCTTTTTATGACAAGGAAGAACTAACCGACAAGCCTATGCGCTTCTTTGTTGCTGAAATTATTCGAGAAAAAATATTCCTTCATTATAAAGAAGAAGTACCTTACTCTTGCGAAGTGGTTGTAGAAAGCTATAAAGAAACTCCTGACCTTGTAAAGATCAGAGCTACAATTATGGTAGAAAGAGATAGCCAAAAAGGTATTATTATCGGAAAAGGCGGTGTTAAACTGAAGCATGTTGGAGCCGACTCTAGAAAGGAAATCGAGAAATTTATTCAGAAGAAAGTTTTCTTGGAAACGCATGTAAAAGTAGATGCAGATTGGCGTAAGAACGATAAGAGTCTTAAAATGTTTGGTTATAAAAATGACTAA
- a CDS encoding Hpt domain-containing protein has protein sequence MDTLFFKTYSSIPLLKQNVWLKFKTFAREDQLKLLIETFGNDVHDLVDATRQGIAQNSKMKVKRSLHTLKGMAATVGASRLQFIAQKAESLDPQLIRKNHLIEEIEKCGNASVKEMNNS, from the coding sequence ATGGATACTTTATTTTTTAAAACATACAGTAGTATACCTTTACTTAAGCAAAATGTTTGGTTAAAATTTAAGACCTTTGCAAGAGAGGATCAATTGAAATTATTAATTGAAACCTTTGGAAATGATGTTCATGATTTAGTGGATGCTACAAGGCAGGGTATTGCGCAGAATAGCAAGATGAAGGTAAAGCGATCGTTACATACATTAAAAGGTATGGCAGCAACTGTAGGTGCTTCAAGATTACAGTTTATCGCTCAAAAAGCAGAAAGTTTAGATCCCCAACTAATTCGTAAAAATCATTTGATTGAAGAAATTGAAAAATGTGGAAATGCCTCCGTCAAGGAGATGAATAACTCATAG